The segment CCGCCTTGTTTGGGGTGAGCTTCAGATCCTCGCAAACAACGACGCAGCCGATCCGGACAACCCTCAGAACGCAACGAGCACATGCTGGAAGGCTATCAACGCCGCAGACGGCGCCCTCGTGGATCCTGAGAGCAAGACGACCGACAGCTCCGCCCATGTTTCCGGTAAAACCGTAAAACTGGACTATGTGAACAACAAGTGGACGTACTCTACTTCGATCACCAACGCCAAAGATGAAAGCCGAAGCTGCGCCTTTTATCAGGTTGCTGCCGACAGCTCGATCGGAGACGCTGCCAAGGTTATGCTGCGCGCTCTCGCCCTTCTCCCGGACTCTGACGTCACTACTGACGTATACGAGGGCGACTACATGTGGTGGAATAACGGCGTAGCCGAGCGCTGCGTGTTTCGCGGGGGCCGCTGGTACTCCGGTGCGAGCGCTGGTGTGTTCTACCTCGGCGGCCACAACTCCCGCGGCGGTGTGGGCACGGGCCTCGGCTTCCGTGCCGCTTATATCCCGGAAATCCGGTAATCTGGCAATCTGAAAATCTGGCATGAGGGTGGCCCACCAAGCCACCCTCTACCCTTTTAAGGAGTAACAACATGGACAACTTACAACTGCGGCAGCGTATCGTTCGGAGCATGATCCGGGTGAGCGAACGCACCGCAAATATGAGAAAACCCGAAAAATTCGAGTATCGCAAGCACATGACGGCGGCGTTCATGGATATGCTGGAGCTCTGCATTGAGGCCAACCGGGCCAGAGGCTCGCGCCGGGTAGAACTCCAGAACAAAATGGACACCAAGCTGGACGTGCTGCGCTCTCTCGTAGACACGGCAGTTTCTCCGGAGGATCGCCTGATCTCTCCGGGGCTCCACGAAATATGGAGCAAGGAGCTGAACGAAATCGGGCGTATGCTCGGCGGCTGGAAAAAGTCGAACGAGTAAAGCCCGTGGGGAATGTGTCGAGATAAAGGAGGCGCTGCGTGTTTCGCGGGGGCCTCTGGCCCAACGGTGCGTCCGCTGGTGTGTTCTGCCTCAGCGGCATCGACTCCCGCAGCTGTGTGGGCACGTACCTCGGCTTCCGTGCCGCTTATATCCCGGAAATCCGGTAATCTGGCAATCTGAAAATCTGGCATGAGGGTGGCCCACCAAGCCACCCTCTACCCTTTTAAGGAGTAACAACATGGACAACTTACAACTGCGGCAGCGTATCGTTCGGAGCATGATCCGGGTGAGCGAACGCACCGCAAATATGAGAAAACCCGAAAAATTCGAGTATCGCAAGCACATGACGGCGGCGTTCATGGATATGCTGGAGCTCTGCATTGAGGCCAACCGGGCCAGAGGCTCGCGCCGGGTAGAACTCCAGAACAAAATGGACACCAAGCTGGACGTGCTGCGCTCTCTCGTAGACACGGCAGTTTCTCCGGAGGATCGCCTGATCTCTCCGGGGCTCCACGAAATATGGAGCAAGGAGCTGAACGAAATCGGGCGTATGCTCGGCGGCTGGAAAAAGTCGAACGAGTAAAGCCCGTGGGGAATGTGTCGAGATAAAGGAGGCGCTGCGTGTATCGCGGGGGCAACTGGAACAACGGTGCGAACGCTGGTGTGTTCTACCTCAACGGCAACAACTCCCGCAGCAATGTGAACACGAACATCGGCTTCCGTGCCGCTCTTGCCTTATTTGTTTATTTTCTGAGGGCCAAGGCCCAGCAGAAACACCAAGGCAAAAGGGATGCATTTCCCGGCCGACAAGGCCAAAGATACACGCTCGTGCTGCTCTGCCGGTGGAGGCCGCCGGGGACACCGAGCAAACCGCGCAGGCTGGCCGTTGTCTGCTATGCGGGCAGAAGGGGGATCCGGATCCTGCGGCGTGGCGACCGCAGAGGAAAGATCTCGCCGAGGAATGTCACAACGCGGGCCATAATTATGACAACACAAGGAGGAACGAGGACATGGATCCAAGAAACCAGCCCTCCCTTCTGGAGAGAATATACTCGTGGGAGAATCTTCTGGACGCATACCACGAGGCAGCAAGCGAGAAGTGGTACCGCAACGACGTGACCGCCTTCGCGGCGAATCTGGAGGAAAACCTGATCAGTATACAAAACGACCTGATCTGGCACACCTACAAAGTGGGCCGGTACCGGCAGTTCTACGTCCATGAACCGAAGAAACGGCTCGTCATGGCTCTGGGCTTCCGGGATCGTGTCGTGCAGTGGGCGATCTACCTCCAGACAAACCAACACCTCGACAATGGCATGATATACCACAGCTACGGGTGCAGGGTGGGAAAAGGAACCACCAGAGCAGCCGACCGGCTTCAATACTGGTGCACACTCGTGGATCGGAAGCCGGGCAAATGGTACTACCTGAAACTGGACGTATCAAAGTATTTTTACCGGGTGGATCACCGGGTACTGCTCGACATACTCCGCCGGAAGTTCCCGAACGAGGACGGCTACCTCTGGCTTATGGAAACAATTATAAATTGCGACCATACACCCTTTGGACTGCCTCCGGGAAAGTCCGCCGACGAGATCCCACCGTCTGAAAGACTGTTCGAGGTAGGTATGCCGATCGGAAACCTCACGAGCCAGCTACTCGCGAACGTCTGCCTCAATGAGCTGGATCAGTATATCAAGCACGAGCTGAAAGCCCATTTTTACGACAGATACATGGACGACATGGCGCTGCTCTATCCTGACGCGGCCACACTGAACCGGTGGAGGGTTGCGATCGAGAAGTATCTGAACGAAGTCCTGCACCTCGAATTGAACAGCAAAACCACGATCGGACTCGTCAAGCACGGGATCACCTTCGTGGGCTGCCGAATCTATCCGGGGTACCGCAAACCGACAGCTCAGTCGGTCAAGAAAATGAAGGCACGTATGCGCTACATAGCGAAAGAGTACGAGGCCGGGCTGATCGACTTCGACGCGGTAGACGCGACCATGCAGAGCTACTTCGGACTTATGGGCCACTGCTCCACTCACGGGCTCCAGAAATGGATCGAGAAAAATATTATTTTCAAACGCAAAGAAATGGCAGACATAGAGCTGCCGCAGGAGGTGACACAATGGGAATTGAATCAGTTTTGATCGCCTGCCTTCCTTCGGCGATCACTGGGTTCTGCTTCTGGTGTATCGAGCAGAAAATCCAGAAACAGAGCAAGAAACTGGAGAAGGAAGAAAAACAACGACGAGAAGCTCAGGACAAGCGCGAAAAGCTCCACGAACAGCAGGAGCTTTTTTTAGTGCAGGGAGTAAACGCCGCGATCGCCCTCGGAGAAGCCACGGCCAGAGCCGTGCAGCGGATCCCGGACGCGAACTGCAACGGTGATATGCACGCGGCCCTCGACTATGCCGCCAAGGTCAAACATGATCAGAAGGACTTCCTGACGAGGCAGGGGATCGAATCTATTTATGAAAGCTAAGGAGGTGACACCATGACTGAGGAAACGCTGGAACCGGTAGAAACCGAAACAGATCCGGAGGAACGGATCCGAGAGCTGACAGCCGAAAACCGTCGGCTCCGGAAGCAGATCAAACGAATGAGAGAGGCTGCAGCCACCAGCAAAAAGGTGGAATTTTCAAAAATTATTTTCTGCGGCGCTTCAATCGTGACGATCTTAATTACCGTCTTTTCCTGCTGGATTATTTACTCCACCATGGACACCTCAGCCCTCGCCTACCTGATCCCGGCCGTGTTCGCTGAAATGGCGAGCGCGACCGGTTTTTACTACACGAAGGCCAAGGCTGAAAACAAAATCAAATTGATGAACGCCAACGGCGTGCAGCCAGAGGCGGACAACTTCAACGACTTCTAAGGAGGTGGAACATGTCACTCATTGGAAAAAACAACGAGGAAAAGATCTGGAATTTCCTCACCGGCAAGGGCCTGAACTCATACGGGGCCGCCGGACTCATGGGAAACCTGTTCGCGGAGAGCGGGCTCAACCCTCACAACCTCCAGAACACCTACGAGAAAAAGCTCGGCTATACAGACGACGACTACACCGACGCGGTGGACTCCGGAAAGTATACCGGCTTCGTGCATGACTCCGCAGGCTACGGCCTCGCGCAGTGGACATTCTGGAGCCGCAAGGAGGCGCTCCTGAATTATGTCAAGGCTGCCGGTGCCTCGATCGGAGATCTGGAAACTCAGCTCGGCTTCCTCTGGAAAGAACTCGCCGAAAGCTACACCGCGGTGCTGGCCGTGCTGAAAAAAGCCACCAGCGTGAGACAGGCTTCCGACGCCGTGCTGCTCAAATATGAACAGCCAAAGGATCAGAGCGCCAGCGTCCAGACGAAGCGGGCCAGCTACGGGCAGACCTACTTCGACAAATACGCAACCAAGACAACCAACGACACACAAGGAGGTAAAACCATGAGCAATAGTTCATTAGTGGACTGCACAGTTTACAGCCCTAACCACAGCGGAAAGAGAACCCACTCGATCGACCGTCTGACACCGCACTGCGTAGTCGGCCAGTTATCTGCCGAAACGATCGGCGCCTGCTTCCCTAAAGGCAGGGACGCAAGCTGCAACTACGGGATCGGGTACGACGGCCGCGTCTGCCTGATCGTGGACGAGTGCAACCGGAGCTGGTGCAGCTCCAGCAACGCAAACGACCAGCGAGCGATCACGATCGAGTGCGCCAGCGATAAGGCCGAACCATACGCCATGAAATCCGCAGTTTACGAGAAATTGATCAAGCTCTGCGCTGACATCTGCAAGAGAAACGGAAAAACGAAGGTGCTCTGGCTCGGCAGCAAGGAGAAGGCTCTCGCATACGAGCCGAAGGCGAACGAGATCGTCCTCACCGCGCACCGCTGGTTCGCGAATAAATCGTGCCCCGGCGACTGGCTTTATTCCAGATATGGGGAGCTCGCCGACAGAATCAACGCACTGCTCGGCTCTACTGACTCCGGCAACTCCGGCGGAAATAATACCCCGTCCGGCGGTTCCGGCGTGAAATACTACGTCCAGACCGGCGCCTATAAGCAGAAAGCAAACGCCGACGCTCAGCTCAAAAAGGTGAAGGCTGCCGGTTTTGACGCCATTCTCAAACAGTCCGGCGGCTTCTACAAGGTACAGACCGGCGCCTACTCCAAGAAAGAAAACGCCGACGCCGAAGTCAAAAAGCTGAAAGCGAAGGGCTTCGACGCAATCGTAACGACCGACGGCGGAAACGCTGCCGGATCTGCAAGCTCTGAGATCAAAGTCGGCGACGTGGTTCAGTTCTCTGGTGGCCCTCACTACGGAAGCACTGCAGCTTCGACTGCTGCCGGATCTCCGAAAGCTGGCCCGGCCAAAGTCACCAGAATTGTGAAGGGCGCAAAGCACCCGTACCATATCGTACACACTGACAGCCAGTCCAATGTCTACGGCTGGGTGGACGCGGCCAACGTCTCAAAATGAGCACGGCTGCCAGTGTCCTGCTGCTGATCGTGGCCGTGGCCGTCCATGCGATCTGGATCCGCTCCCTCGTGGAGTGGGACGGCTCACCGTGCGACGCAGCAGACTGTAAAAACTGCCCGTACTATCCGGGAGAAAACAGAAAGGAGAACCAACACCATGAACGAAGCTATGACTCAGATCCTCAACGCAGCGACGCCGATCCTCTGCCTGCTCATTACTGCCGGTGGCGCCTACCTCGTGGCGCTGCTCAAACGCCAGACAGCCCAGATCGAGAAAGATCTGGACAATGAGACAGCCACCAAATACATGAACATGGCAGTGGACGCCGTAGCTCAGGCCGTGGCCTACACGGCCCAGACGTTCGCGGACTCACTGAAAGCCGAGGGCAAATTCACCAAAGAGAAGCAGCTCGAAGCCTTCGAGAAGTCCAAAAACAAGACACTGGAGATCCTCGGCGACACAACCGTGGCCGCCCTCCGTGAGATTTACGGCGACTTCGACGCATGGCTCGAAACCAAGATCGAGCAGGTATGCAGAGAAACCAAGGCCGCCAGCGAGTCCCAGATCAAGGCAGCAACGGCCGACGCAGCAACAACCGCGGCAAGCGTAGCGGCAACGATCGCCACCACTGCGGTGCAGCAGCTCGCAGCCGAAGCTCCGGCCGCTGAATCTAAAACAGAATAGGCCCCTGACATGTTCAGGACATAAAGAAAGCCCGGCGGGAGTGTTATCTCCTACCGGGCTATTTTTTATAAGCAGGCCAGCGCCGCCTTGTATGCCTTCGATCTCGTGTTTGGCTTCTGGAAGTCGTAGCGATCGCGGCCCTCCACCGACTTCGCAAGAGCGGGATCCGCCGCCACCTGATCGGCAAACTGGCAAAACTTCAAATACTGCGGAGCTTTTCGAGGATCCGCCAGACCGGAACTGGCCACACTGGCAGCAACTGCATGGGCGAAAAGGATCGCCTTCTCCCTGATCGGAAGTTGGCAAACCATACAGTCAAGCAAGCCACCCTCTCCGGCCAGCGTAGAAAAGCAAACGCCGCAGCTCTGAGCATACTCTACAAGACCGGGAGCGGGATCCTGATCGTCTCCGATCTCTGCCCTGCTGATCAACGCGGTGGCGTCCACAACCGTGCAGCCTTCCGGCAGACGAACACCAAGATCTGCGGCGTACCGCTGCTGCTTTTCAGACGGCGGGAGGAACGGGATCACCTCAACGCTCTGCGGATCCACACAGCCAAGAGCTGCCGCCTTCTCTACTGCTGCCGCTTCTGAAATGGCGTCCACCTTTTTGTACTTTTTCTTTCCTGTCCCCGGATCTTTTCCCCAGATCCCAAAAATTCCATAATTACAAAACCCGCCGAACGGGCCCTTCTTTCCAACCATGCCATGCCCTCCTAATTCTTTTTTGCGTTTATTCGCTTTTAGTCATGTTTGGGATAATTATAGGCGCCCGGCCATGGTAAAGTCAAGAAGCTATCAGTCATGTTTGGGATAAAGGAGGGTGAAAGGTTGAAACTCTACAAGCACACGAATGGAACGTGCAACGCCTCCGGCCCTGCGATCCGGGCCCTCCGCGAAAGGGCGGGAATATCTCAGGAACAGCTCGCCGCCAAGTTGCAACTGGCTGGGCTGAATCTGAATCAGAAAGCAGTGAGCCGGATCGAAACCGGCGACCGCGTGGTGCCGGACTTCGAGCTAAACTATTTTGCGACAGTGCTCGGCGTGCCAGTTTGCACACTGCTGGAATATGAAAAATGAGGCGGGAAACCGTCTCTTTTTTTATGCGAAAAAGTGCGAAAATGCAGGAAATGAGCTTGACTATATACACCCGTAGGTGTATAATAATATTACAAGGTAAGGGAAAACCTGAGTAAGAAAAAAGGAGGAAAACAGAACAAGCGAAAGGAGGACACAACGGTGGACGAACAGAAAGAAAAGCAAACAAAAGAACTGCTCGAAGTTCTCGAAAAGGCTTTAAGAAGTGAAGCGGTGGAACGGATCACGATAACAATAAAGCCAAATCAAAAACCTAAGCAGTCCTAAAGGCTCGGCGGTGGGAAATTCCCACCCACCGCCTTTATTATATCCACCGGCTACAACAAAGTCAAGAAGGAGGCCGACACATGGAAATCACGGTAAAGGTAAATTATAAAAACGAAAAACTGCAAAAGCTCAGACAGGCCGCTGGCCTCTCCCAGTCGCAGCTCGCGGAAGCCGCCGGGGTAAACGTCCGAATGTATCAGAAATATGAACAGGGCGACCGGGATATAAGCAAGGCGCAGCTCTCCACGCTGCTGCGGATCTGTAAAGCACTGAGTTGTAAACTCTCAGATATAGTGACAGACGCGGAAACGTCCGAGCTTTTAGCAGAGTATGAGAAATAAGCACCACACATTCAAGGGGGCGGCTTCGGCTGCCCCTCATTTTTTGTATATTGGAGGTAAACCCATGAGAAGATTCAAACACCTGAGCAAATCCGACAGGATCCGGATCGAAACCCTGAACAATGACGGCAAGACTCCGAAAGAAATCGCGGAAGTTGTCGGCGTGCATATTAGCACAATATACCGCGAGCTGCAGCGTGGACAGTACACGCACCGGAATAGTGACTGGACAGAGGAAACCCGATACAGTTCAGACCTCAGCGAAATGAAATACCGGGCCAACCTTGCGGCCAAAGGCGCCGACCTGAAAATCGGAAACGATCGCCGCCTCGCTGAATATATAGAAACCAAGATCGCAGACGAAAAGTACAGCCCGGAGGCCGTGCTGGGAGAAATCAAGGCGCAAGGGCTCCGGTTCAACATAGAGATCAAGAGCAAAAACACCATTTACAGTTATATCGAGAAGGGGATCTTCCTCAGACTCACAAACAAAGACCTCCCGGTCAAGGGTGACAAGAAGCGCAGCTACCACAAGGTACAGACTCAGAAACGCGCACCGAAGGGCGAAAGCATAGAAAAGCGCCCGGATATAATCGGCGAGCGCTCCACCTTCGGGCACTGGGAAATGGACACCGTAGTGAGTGCCAGACCGGGAAAGGCTGCGATCCTCGTCCTGACCGAGAGACTCACCCGGAATGAGATCACGGCCAAACTCCCGGACAAAAGCGCGGCCAGCGTGGTGCAGGCCCTCGACGATCTGGAAAAAGAATGGGGTGAGCTTTTCCCTCGCGTGTTCCAAACAATCACCGTAGACAACGGCAGCGAGTTTGCGGACTGCCCCGGCATAGAGCGCAGCATACTGGCGGAGGGATCCCGGACGAAGTGCTACTACTGCCACCCGTACAGCTCATACGAGCGCGGAAGTAACGAGAACCTCAACAAGATGATCCGCCGCTGGCTGCCAAAGGGGACGAACTTCGACGAGATCGGCGCCGAAGTGATCCAGACAATAACAAACTGGCTGAACAACTACCCGCGGAAGATCCTCGGATTTTTGCCAGCCAGTGCAGTATTTCAAGAGCAAATGGACGCCCTTTTGGGGGCCTGATAAAATTTATTTAATTTTTTTCGCATTTACTCTTGACTTTTCCCTTCGGAAAAGATAATATTAAATGCGAAAGGAAGCGAAAGCCTCCGGACGCATTATTTTTTTACCTGAAAAGCACAGAAAGAGAGGTGAGAACGTGCGAAACTACCGATATTTGACATTCGGCGACCGCGAGAAAATCGAGACGGAATACGCAGCCGGAGGACGTCCGGCCGACATTGCGATCGACCTCGGCGTCCATGTGGCGACTATCTATAAAGAACTGAAAAGAGGCGACACCGGCCAGCTCGACAAGAACATGCGCCGAGAGTATAGCGCCGAACTCGCCCAGCGCCGACTCATTGAGAGCTTTAAGTGCCGCGGGCGAAAATCCCCCACTATATAAAAAAGAAAGGAGCGACAACATGGCAGCATTACACGAAATAGCTCGGCAGTACGCCGAAGAAATCCGCGACGGTATAGCGTGGGTGATTATATGGAAAACTGGCCGAAGCTGGCACGCGGAAAGCGTCTGGCTCAACCAAGACTCTGACACCTTCGAGCTGGAGGATCTGAGCACTGCCACCGAAATTTTGGAACAGGATCCGAACGCTGTCATGGTGAACGGCTACTACTGCGGGCACTTCGGCGAGAACATGACGATCGCAGAACTGGAGGCCGGTATTCTCTGGCACTACGAAGGCGGCTGCAATCTCCTGAAAAACTCGACGGCCTTCCCTCCTGAGCCGATACCACGCCCGGAAAATCTCCCGGCAGATATGCCATGGTACGGCAAGGAAACCACCGAGGAACCGGATCCATATATATTCGACGGCTACATGAGCGTCGAGGACTACGAGAAACGCCAGCAGCTCATAGCTGCGGATCAGGCGCGAAGCGATCCACTCCCGGACGAGTCGCCACCAGAACCTCAGCACACAGAGCTCACGATCCAGATCGGCCCACCTGCCGCCACTGCCCTGCTCGACGCTCTCGCCGACGCAATGAAGGCAGCAGCTCGCGCAGTCCGACAACTCATGGACGAGCTCGCGGATCGGTTCCAGAAGTTCCAGCAATACGCGCGAAAAGCCGTGGACACTTTTGTGGACTCCCTACTATATAGAGCCAACACCCACCCGAAATGGTGGCACCTATACAAACACGCACGGAAATGGAGAACCCGGAAGAAATACAAGCGACTACTTATGAGGCAGCTATGCAGCAGGCTGGCCGCTGGATAGGAGGTGATCCCATGAACGACTCGCGAAACCTAAGCGGGCCCGTACTCATGCCCGGCGCGACGGCTGCCGCTATGAAGTATGCCAAGAGTGCGGGCTGGACTGGAATGTAAGCAAGCAGGCGGTGATCCCGTGGTACGGCTACAAGTGCCCGATCTGCCGCAGCAAATACAGAAAAGGAGCAAAACCATGAGAAACGAAGTAATTTACGACAAAAACGGGCGCCCGGACATTATGGTGGTTTTTACCCCGTCCGAGCTGGGACTCCCTGACACCCTGAGAGGCCGCAAGGTTAAGGAATACGCGATCAGCAAGTACCAGAACACATTGATCGACGGCGTTCCGTACTCTCTCCCATTTATGAAACCGGCTGTGAATATCAGCCACGACGAAGCAATCCGCCTCTGCGAGAGCAAGGGTGAAGGCTGGCACCTGATCACTAACGACGAGTGGGTGGCTCTCGGCTTCTGGAGCTGGGACAACGACACCATGCCGACCGGAAACACCGCAAGCGGCAAGAGTCACAGCCACCCGGAGCAGACCGGCACTACATACGAAGGAGGCTGCGGCAAGACCTTGACCGGATCCGGCCCGGTTCAGTGGAACCATGACGGCACGGCCTACGGTGTAGCTGACATGTGCGGTAACATCTGGGAACACGTCGGCGGCGTTCGATTTATGGACGGTATGCCGCAGGTGATCCCGAACAACGGCGCAGCCTATGGCGCGGATCAGTCCAAAGACTCGCCGGAGTGGGAGGCAATCTACACCGAGGACGGCGATCCGGTTTACTACAACGTACACGACGGAGAGATCACCCTCCAGCCGGTACACCCGGACGGCACCGACTACGACGGCGTAAAGTTCACGGATCTGGAAGCTCGCAGCGACATGGACGTGCCGGACAAGCTGAAAGATCTCGGCCTCTATCCTGCCGACGGCTACGAAAGCGACGAATACTTCTGGCTCGACTCTAACGGCGAGCGGGTTATTTTTCGCGGGGGCGACTGGAGCGACGGTGCGAACGCTGGTGTGTTCTCCCTCTACGGCAACGGCTCCCGCGGCCTTGTGGGCACGGGCCTCGGCTTCCGTGCCGCTTGCGTTCGGTTTATCTGCGACTCTGACACTCTGGACGATCTGGACTCTGATAAGAAGCAGCCAGAACCGAAAAAGCGTAGCATTTTAGCTCCGGACTTTATCGGACGGATCAAGCAGGCACTCGCCCGGCAGTTTCAGAAGCTCTACGAAGCCGCGCACGGCGAGGATCCGGAAGGCTTCACTGAACTGGCCGAGAAGGCAACAGACGAAGAACTTGCCAAGGCTGCAAAACTCAGCGCCACACTGGCTCAGGTGAACGCAGCCGTGGACATGTACGAGCTGACCGCTAAGCAGTTAAAGCTCGCAGCCACAACCTCGATCACAATCAAAACGGAGGTGAACGACCATGAATGAGCTCCGGGACATATTCGCGAAATACAAAGCAGTCGTATTTTTTGACACTGAGACAACCGGGCTCGAAGCTGAAAGCTGCCAGATCATTGAACTGGCAGCAATCAGAGTCGAGAAAACCGAACGGGGCACCCTCCGCATGGCCGACAGCGCCGACGTGTTCGTGAAACTGCCGGAAGGTGAGCGGATCCCTCAGAAGATCGTCGAGCTAACAGGGATCACAGACGAGCAGCTCGAAAACGAAGGAATTACCGAGACTGAGGCTGCCGCTCGCTTCACTGAGTTGATCGGCGGCGGCCGCGTCCTTCTGGTAGCCCACAATGCACAGTTTGATCTCCTGTTTACTGCTGAAATGCTCCGGAGACACGGAAACGGTGGCCCGGAAGTCCTGAAAGCTGCCGACTATCTGGACAGCCTAACCGTTTACAAAGACCGCCGGGCATATCCTCACAAGCTGGCGAACGCGATCCTCACCTATAAGCTGGAGGACAAGGTTCAGAACTCCCACAGAGCGATCGACGACGTGGCGGCACTGTTTGAGGTGTGCAAGGCCATGGACGCGGAACGCTCCGATCTTCTCAGCTATGTGAACGTGTTCGGATATAACCCGAAGTATGGAGTAAGTGGGAAACGGATCGAAAAGGTGGCCTACTGGCCACAGAATTTCAACAAATACATGCAGGCTCCGAGCTATACGCTCCCGGCCAAACTCAGACAAAGAAGGAGGTAACAGAAATGCGAAGCAGCTCGCTGAAAGTATACAGCCCGGTGGAATACACCGGGTACAAAGAAAAAAGAAGCGGCCACCCGTCGGAACCGGGAAGCCGCACAGGCAATCGAAAAACCACGCGAAAGCCTAAGCCTATTTTATACCGGCTGCGCCGTTTTTGCAAGCGCCTGAACTGGAAAGGGATCGGCGGGCTGGCAGTCACCACAGTGGTGATCGTGTTCGCAGTGCGCGGCGTCGTGGGTATGTTCTCAGAACACACCCAGACAAAAACAGCCCCGATCACAACCAGCAGCCCGGCGGCCGAGGAATCTCAGC is part of the Clostridium sp. M62/1 genome and harbors:
- a CDS encoding helix-turn-helix domain-containing protein; its protein translation is MEITVKVNYKNEKLQKLRQAAGLSQSQLAEAAGVNVRMYQKYEQGDRDISKAQLSTLLRICKALSCKLSDIVTDAETSELLAEYEK
- a CDS encoding SPOR domain-containing protein; its protein translation is MSNSSLVDCTVYSPNHSGKRTHSIDRLTPHCVVGQLSAETIGACFPKGRDASCNYGIGYDGRVCLIVDECNRSWCSSSNANDQRAITIECASDKAEPYAMKSAVYEKLIKLCADICKRNGKTKVLWLGSKEKALAYEPKANEIVLTAHRWFANKSCPGDWLYSRYGELADRINALLGSTDSGNSGGNNTPSGGSGVKYYVQTGAYKQKANADAQLKKVKAAGFDAILKQSGGFYKVQTGAYSKKENADAEVKKLKAKGFDAIVTTDGGNAAGSASSEIKVGDVVQFSGGPHYGSTAASTAAGSPKAGPAKVTRIVKGAKHPYHIVHTDSQSNVYGWVDAANVSK
- a CDS encoding helix-turn-helix domain-containing protein; its protein translation is MRKEAKASGRIIFLPEKHRKRGENVRNYRYLTFGDREKIETEYAAGGRPADIAIDLGVHVATIYKELKRGDTGQLDKNMRREYSAELAQRRLIESFKCRGRKSPTI
- the avd gene encoding diversity-generating retroelement protein Avd, which translates into the protein MDNLQLRQRIVRSMIRVSERTANMRKPEKFEYRKHMTAAFMDMLELCIEANRARGSRRVELQNKMDTKLDVLRSLVDTAVSPEDRLISPGLHEIWSKELNEIGRMLGGWKKSNE
- a CDS encoding helix-turn-helix transcriptional regulator, which translates into the protein MKLYKHTNGTCNASGPAIRALRERAGISQEQLAAKLQLAGLNLNQKAVSRIETGDRVVPDFELNYFATVLGVPVCTLLEYEK
- a CDS encoding PolC-type DNA polymerase III — encoded protein: MNELRDIFAKYKAVVFFDTETTGLEAESCQIIELAAIRVEKTERGTLRMADSADVFVKLPEGERIPQKIVELTGITDEQLENEGITETEAAARFTELIGGGRVLLVAHNAQFDLLFTAEMLRRHGNGGPEVLKAADYLDSLTVYKDRRAYPHKLANAILTYKLEDKVQNSHRAIDDVAALFEVCKAMDAERSDLLSYVNVFGYNPKYGVSGKRIEKVAYWPQNFNKYMQAPSYTLPAKLRQRRR
- a CDS encoding reverse transcriptase domain-containing protein is translated as MDPRNQPSLLERIYSWENLLDAYHEAASEKWYRNDVTAFAANLEENLISIQNDLIWHTYKVGRYRQFYVHEPKKRLVMALGFRDRVVQWAIYLQTNQHLDNGMIYHSYGCRVGKGTTRAADRLQYWCTLVDRKPGKWYYLKLDVSKYFYRVDHRVLLDILRRKFPNEDGYLWLMETIINCDHTPFGLPPGKSADEIPPSERLFEVGMPIGNLTSQLLANVCLNELDQYIKHELKAHFYDRYMDDMALLYPDAATLNRWRVAIEKYLNEVLHLELNSKTTIGLVKHGITFVGCRIYPGYRKPTAQSVKKMKARMRYIAKEYEAGLIDFDAVDATMQSYFGLMGHCSTHGLQKWIEKNIIFKRKEMADIELPQEVTQWELNQF
- a CDS encoding IS30 family transposase, which translates into the protein MRRFKHLSKSDRIRIETLNNDGKTPKEIAEVVGVHISTIYRELQRGQYTHRNSDWTEETRYSSDLSEMKYRANLAAKGADLKIGNDRRLAEYIETKIADEKYSPEAVLGEIKAQGLRFNIEIKSKNTIYSYIEKGIFLRLTNKDLPVKGDKKRSYHKVQTQKRAPKGESIEKRPDIIGERSTFGHWEMDTVVSARPGKAAILVLTERLTRNEITAKLPDKSAASVVQALDDLEKEWGELFPRVFQTITVDNGSEFADCPGIERSILAEGSRTKCYYCHPYSSYERGSNENLNKMIRRWLPKGTNFDEIGAEVIQTITNWLNNYPRKILGFLPASAVFQEQMDALLGA
- a CDS encoding SUMF1/EgtB/PvdO family nonheme iron enzyme — its product is MRNEVIYDKNGRPDIMVVFTPSELGLPDTLRGRKVKEYAISKYQNTLIDGVPYSLPFMKPAVNISHDEAIRLCESKGEGWHLITNDEWVALGFWSWDNDTMPTGNTASGKSHSHPEQTGTTYEGGCGKTLTGSGPVQWNHDGTAYGVADMCGNIWEHVGGVRFMDGMPQVIPNNGAAYGADQSKDSPEWEAIYTEDGDPVYYNVHDGEITLQPVHPDGTDYDGVKFTDLEARSDMDVPDKLKDLGLYPADGYESDEYFWLDSNGERVIFRGGDWSDGANAGVFSLYGNGSRGLVGTGLGFRAACVRFICDSDTLDDLDSDKKQPEPKKRSILAPDFIGRIKQALARQFQKLYEAAHGEDPEGFTELAEKATDEELAKAAKLSATLAQVNAAVDMYELTAKQLKLAATTSITIKTEVNDHE